CCTCCCAGAACATGATGGGATTCTCGTAGGGCGTGGGAATGCCGCCGATCGCCACGATGCGGTGCGCCTGGATCTCGCGTACGCCGTCGATGCCGACCTGCCCCGGCGTGCCATACGGAAAGCCGTACCCGAGCGCGTGGTCATGAATGTGCTGGGCGTGGGCCGACATCAGCAGGTTGGTCCCCACCGTGGCCACCGCGCAGTCGAACTGGAAGTGCGCCCAGAGCTCGATGTGCACGGTCTCGCCGGGCGCAGCCGTGGGCGGATCCAGCACGATCTCGAGCCGAAAGGGCCCTTGGGCCCACACATAAGGCACCATCAGGGCCCACGCCACTGCTGCGTACAAGCCGGCTCTCATGTCCGTGCTCCCCTTGTCACCAACACCCACGCTGAAAGTCATTCTGGAAGTACAAGAAGTCCAGCACTGTCAGGATGCCGTCCGCGTCGAAGTCCGCCATGGCATCGCCCGCTTCGAAGGCGTTCTGGAAGACCAGAAAGTCGTAGACGGTGAGCGCGCCATCGCGGTCGAGGTCGACCGGGCAATGCGCGCAATCGGTGCGGAACACGTGAACAAACCCGCTGCTCTCGGCCGGCCAATCGTGACGCGATGCAACGGCGACCATGTCGCCGCTCAGCGAAAAGCCCGACGCGTAGTCCCAGAGGAAGGTCGTTGGCAAGAAGGTCTTGTCCTCGAGCCATGCGCCCGAAGTATCGCGCCTGAAGCCATGGACCGTGGCATCGCTGTAGAACGAGGGTCGCTCCGAGCGAACGATCATATATTCGTCGACAACCTTGATACCCCGGCCGAAGTGCTCGCCCCTTTGGGGATTCTCAAGCACGATGCGACCGACGTACGTCCACCGGCCATCACGCACCTGGTACTCATGGATGGAGCCCCATGCCGGATCATCGTACGGAGCTCCGATGAACAGGCTGCCGTCGCTCAATGCCAGCGACGTGCCGTACTGGGTGGTGTCAAACGGATCGGGCGGATGGAGCTTCTGCTCGAAGGCCAGCGTGCCATCGGGCAGCCGCCGGTAGAGGTAGACCGCGCCCGTCAGGCGAGCGCCTGAGAATTCGCGGTGCGCGCCTACCGCGACCCATTCGGCGTCCATGGCGATGACGCTTCCGAAGTAGGTCCGCTGGTCGAGTACGTCCGACACGATTTCCTGCACCAGCTCCCACCGGCCCGCGTCGTTGGCATACACCATCACCCGGTTGGGAATCGCCGACGAACCGAGGATCGCCGTAGAACCCAACAGGGCCGTCCCGCTGCTGGCGCCCGTCGCCGTTGGATCTTCGAGATAGGCGGCCGGCACCCAGCGGTCGTCTCTGAACTCCAGGATGACGCCACCCACCGCGGACATCGGCGCGCCGGCGGTCACCAATGCCCGATCGCCATCGATGATCATCCCGCCGCCAAAACGCAGCGAGGGCGGATCGAGTTGGACATCCTCATGAAACACCCACCGGCCATCCGCATCCTGTCGGTACGCCGACACGATGTCCAACCGTCTGGGCAGGACCAGAAGATGGTCGCTGGAGATTGCAACCCCGCCCCGAAACTCACCGGGCGCATTGGGCACGATCTCCTGTGCCGGAGGACACTGGGCGATCACCGATGCGCACGCCCCGCAAACCCCCGCAACTACGGCTGGAACGAGTGCCCTCATACAGCACAGTATGACGCGAGATTCGCCCGATGCCAGATCGGCGCGCAACAGCCCGATCGGTTGATCACGCCG
This portion of the Phycisphaerales bacterium genome encodes:
- a CDS encoding GC-type dockerin domain-anchored protein, producing the protein MRAGLYAAVAWALMVPYVWAQGPFRLEIVLDPPTAAPGETVHIELWAHFQFDCAVATVGTNLLMSAHAQHIHDHALGYGFPYGTPGQVGIDGVREIQAHRIVAIGGIPTPYENPIMFWEADFVAPTDGPREVILATRTVLFILSQDCCGHCYSPISRLDELEEAFVVLRIDACRADIDGDGELTIFDFLGFQNLFDAGDLQADFDGDGSLSLFDFLAFQNEFDAGCA
- a CDS encoding GC-type dockerin domain-anchored protein, with the protein product MPNAPGEFRGGVAISSDHLLVLPRRLDIVSAYRQDADGRWVFHEDVQLDPPSLRFGGGMIIDGDRALVTAGAPMSAVGGVILEFRDDRWVPAAYLEDPTATGASSGTALLGSTAILGSSAIPNRVMVYANDAGRWELVQEIVSDVLDQRTYFGSVIAMDAEWVAVGAHREFSGARLTGAVYLYRRLPDGTLAFEQKLHPPDPFDTTQYGTSLALSDGSLFIGAPYDDPAWGSIHEYQVRDGRWTYVGRIVLENPQRGEHFGRGIKVVDEYMIVRSERPSFYSDATVHGFRRDTSGAWLEDKTFLPTTFLWDYASGFSLSGDMVAVASRHDWPAESSGFVHVFRTDCAHCPVDLDRDGALTVYDFLVFQNAFEAGDAMADFDADGILTVLDFLYFQNDFQRGCW